Proteins co-encoded in one Amaranthus tricolor cultivar Red isolate AtriRed21 chromosome 7, ASM2621246v1, whole genome shotgun sequence genomic window:
- the LOC130817364 gene encoding 2-oxoisovalerate dehydrogenase subunit beta 1, mitochondrial-like — MDTFRKGSHGSLLLGRNTGGRLAFAKAINIVFRGLASYSTSSSLSPSVSPSPSHKQNDDDVKSKPINLFSAVNEALHIALESDPRAYVFGEDVSFGGVFRCTIGLADRFGRNRVFNTPLCEQGIVGFGIGLAAMGNRAIAEIQFADYIYPAFDQIVNEAAKFRYRSGNQFNCGGLTIRAPYGAVGHGGHYHSQSPEAFFCHVPGIKVVIPRSPLQAKGLLLSSVRDPNPIVFFEPKSLYRVAVEEVPEGDYMLPLSHAEVIREGSDITLVGWGAQLAVMEEACAEAEMDGISCELIDLRTLIPWDKETVEASVKKTGRLLISHEAPVTGGFGAEIAASIVERCFLRLEAPIARICGFDTPFPLVFEPFYLPTKNKILDAIKSTVNY, encoded by the exons ATGGATACCTTTCGAAAGGGTAGCCATGGAAGTCTTCTTCTAGGGAGAAATACTGGTGGTAGGCTGGCATTTGCCAAAGCCATTAATATTGTGTTCCGAGGTTTAGCTTCTTATTCGACGTCGTCGTCGCTATCTCCGTCGGTATCACCGTCGCCATCGCACAAGCAGAACGACGATGATGTAAAATCGAAGCCAATTAATCTTTTCTCTGCTGTAAATGAGGCTCTTCATATCGCTTTGGAATCCGATCCTCG TGCGTATGTTTTTGGAGAAGATGTGAGTTTTGGCGGAGTTTTTCGTTGCACTATTGGATTGGCTGATCGATTTGGTCGAAACAGGGTTTTTAACACCCCTCTTTGTGAACAA GGAATTGTGGGATTTGGCATTGGTTTGGCAGCAATG GGTAACCGAGCTATTGCAGAAATTCAGTTCGCAGATTATATTTATCCAGCCTTTGATCAG ATTGTAAATGAAGCTGCAAAATTCAGGTATCGAAGTGGAAATCAGTTCAACTGTGGAG GCTTGACAATAAGGGCTCCATATGGGGCTGTTGGACATGGTGGGCATTATCATTCACAATCTCCTGAAGCATTCTTTTGTCATGTTCCTGGGATCAAA GTGGTTATACCTCGAAGTCCACTGCAAGCGAAGGGGTTGCTTTTGTCAAGCGTACGCGATCCAAATCCTATCGTCTTCTTCGAACCCAAG TCTCTTTATCGAGTTGCAGTAGAGGAGGTTCCTGAGGGTGATTACATGTTGCCATTGTCTCATGCAGAG gttataagAGAAGGAAGCGATATTACACTCGTGGGTTGGGGTGCTCAACTAGCTGTAATGGAAGAGGCCTGTGCTGAGGCTGAAATG GATGGAATTTCATGTGAGCTCATAGACTTGAGAACGCTAATACCATGGGATAAGGAAACTGTAGAAGCTTCTGTTAAAAAGACTGGAAGATTACTT ATTAGCCATGAAGCTCCAGTAACAGGAGGTTTTGGTGCAGAGATAGCTGCATCTATAGTTGAGCGTTGCTTCTTAAGG TTAGAAGCTCCTATTGCTCGGATTTGCGGTTTTGACACACCATTTCCACTTGTATTTGAGCCATTCTATCTTCCTACCAAGAACAAG ATATTAGATGCGATCAAATCCACTGTAAATTACTAA
- the LOC130817362 gene encoding YTH domain-containing protein ECT4, with the protein MASVAPSSDQAAGLLQKLSLDSQAPSKTKTTDLEPTKKPPTSQMGTVKSDSKDTSNGHTPANDRCVTPVLPDFMDPSLCYLPNSYQHPGYYFSGYDGTCNEWDDYSRYMNQDGVEMPPAVFGDGGSVMYHGYGYAPYPPYSPATSPVPAMPHDTQMFGPQQYQYPTPYYPPLASTSGMYTTNTPAVPHTGDVSSAPPVQTSFPIDPSSTIPNANGNGTNVTVPVGSSYQNPTYSMPTYGKGVVTGSVPANGYQDPRFAFDGVRSLIPWVDGPIFSDGQPRPGTGNSFPSSVSHANVPPRTQSMRPQVSVMSLHQPRPMAGMGTAHGYINRMYPNKLYGNYANGARTGFGFGTDGYDARVNGRAWFAVDSKFKNKGRGNGFLGYGNENMDGLNELNRGPRARGCKSTRSSTNVALAVKGQNILPSGNQDGNATLGLVPDREQYNCCDFPEKYESAKFFVIKSYSEDDVHKSIKYNVWSSTPNGNKKLDLSFKEAQQKSGGCPVFLFFSVNTSGQFVGLAEMVGPVDFHKNVEHWQQDKWYGSFPVKWHIVKDVPNSLLKHIILENNENKPVTNSRDTQEVKLEQGLQILRIFKEHSSRTCILDDFAFYEVRQKTIQEKKAKQQQFHKQIWEGKNTEGEKSKEGKNGEQQSHKSVEASFDLSKASLSVHSNGAAKSVGVSENGAVNGVAKGF; encoded by the exons ATGGCTTCCGTTGCACCTTCTTCTGATC AAGCTGCAGGATTATTGCAGAAATTATCTCTGGATTCTCAAGCTCCATCTAAGACGAAGACGACTGATTTGGAGCCTACTAAAAAG CCTCCTACTTCTCAAATGGGAACAGTTAAATCTGATTCTAAGGATACTTCAAATGGTCACACTCCCGCCAACGACAGATGTGTGACTCCAGTTTTGCCTGACTTCATGGATCCTTCTCTGTGCTACCTTCCCAACAGCTATCAACACCCTGGTTACTACTTTAGCG GCTATGATGGGACCTGCAATGAGTGGGATGATTACTCCAGATATATGAACCAAGATGGAGTAGAGATGCCTCCG GCAGTTTTTGGGGACGGTGGCTCCGTTATGTACCATGGTTATGGTTATGCACCTTATCCCCCCTATTCACCAGCAACTTCACCTGTTCCAGCCATGCCTCATGATACCCAAATGTTTGGACCTCAACAGTATCAATATCCCACCCCATATTATCCTCCTTTAGCCAGCACGAGTGGCATGTATACTACTAATACACCTGCAGTGCCTCATACAGGGGATGTGTCTTCTGCTCCCCCAGTCCAAACCTCTTTTCCAATTGATCCTTCTAGCACTATTCCAAATGCCAATGGCAACGGCACCAATGTTACTGTTCCGGTTGGGTCATCATATCAAAACCCAACATATAGCATGCCAACTTATGGTAAGGGTGTTGTAACAGGTAGTGTTCCCGCCAATGGTTATCAAGATCCAAGATTTGCTTTTGATGGAGTAAGGTCTCTAATTCCTTGGGTTGATGGTCCTATTTTTTCTGATGGTCAGCCCAGGCCTGGCACTGGCAATTCATTTCCTTCATCGGTATCACATGCCAACGTTCCTCCAAGGACCCAGAGCATGCGCCCTCAAGTTAGTGTCATG AGCTTGCATCAACCAAGGCCAATGGCTGGCATGGGGACGGCTCATGGATATATCAATAGGATGTATCCAAACAAGTTATACGGAAATTATGCTAATGGTGCAAGAACGGGTTTTGGCTTTGGAACAGATGGTTATGATGCACGTGTCAACGGTCGTGCTTGGTTTGCAGTTGATAGCAAGTTCAAGAACAAAGGACGGGGTAATGGTTTCTTGGGTTATGGAAATGAGAACATGGATGGTTTGAATGAGCTCAACAGGGGACCCAGGGCGAGGGGATGTAAGAGCACAAGGAGCTCTACTAATGTTGCACTTGCTGTTAAAGGACAAAACATTTTGCCTAGCGGAAACCAGGATGGGAATGCTACATTGGGTCTGGTTCCTGATAGAGAACAGTACAATTGTTGTGATTTCCCTGAAAAATATGAATCTGCTAAATTCTTTGTCATAAAGTCTTACAGCGAGGATGACGTCCATAAGAGTATTAAGTATAATGTGTGGTCCAGCACTCCAAATGGAAACAAGAAGCTTGACTTATCATTCAAAGAGGCCCAGCAGAAGTCTGGTGGCTGTCCTGTCTTTCTGTTTTTCTCA GTGAATACAAGTGGGCAGTTTGTGGGCCTTGCGGAGATGGTGGGTCCTGTTGATTTTCATAAGAATGTTGAGCATTGGCAACAAGACAAGTGGTATGGTAGTTTTCCAGTGAAGTGGCACATTGTGAAGGATGTGCCTAACAGCTTATTGAAACACATTATCCTTGAAAACAATGAGAACAAACCAGTGACAAATAGTCGAGACACTCAAGAG GTCAAGTTGGAGCAGGGTCTTCAAATTCTCAGAATATTTAAGGAACACAGCAGCAGAACCTGCATTTTGGATGACTTTGCTTTCTATGAGGTGAGGCAAAAGACTATCCAAGAGAAGAAGGCTAAGCAGCAGCAGTTCCATAAACAG ATATGGGAAGGAAAGAATACAGAGGGGGAGAAGAGTAAAGAAGGAAAGAACGGAGAACAGCAATCACACAAGTCAGTAGAAGCTTCCTTCGATTTGAGCAAGGCGTCTCTGTCTGTTCACTCCAATGGTGCGGCTAAAAGTGTAGGTGTGTCAGAAAATGGAGCAGTGAATGGAGTTGCAAAAGGTTTCTAG